A window of Xylophilus sp. GW821-FHT01B05 contains these coding sequences:
- a CDS encoding flagellar biosynthesis protein FlhA: protein MAYLTRLLAELRRHRFATPLFVLAILAMIILPLPPAVLDILFTFNIVLALIVILVSVNSRRPLDFSVFPIVILATTLMRLTLNVASTRVVLLHGHEGTHAAGRVIEAFGNVVIGGNFVVGLVVFVILMIINFVVVTKGAERISEVSARFTLDALPGKQMAIDADLNAGLINQEKAQARRHEVASEADFYGAMDGASKFVRGDAIASILILIVNLVGGVAIGALMHDLSFGDAFRQYALLTIGDGLVAQIPALLLSAAAAIIVTRISDSGQFEQQVGSQLLASPTVLYGAAGLMLALGLIPGMPWPTFLCFAGALGYVAWRMGQHLKRPAEADTAAVEAALLAAPPPDLDWRSLPFVEQVTVTVGYKLASLLDTAHGAPLAKRLKGIRQNLSEAMGLLLPPIGLRDDLALKPSQYAVLLGGAAIARGEVFQDRLMAIPSPNVYGQLDGIPGTEPAYALPVTWIEAEHKAHALGLGYQVVDGPSVIATHLFKLLQDHLSELIRHEDVPALLERLAAQAPKLSAALEKALTHSQLLKVFRVLLAELVPLRDIVPIATTLLEASETTKDPILLAAEVRCTLRRQIVAGLFGQTQELKAFNLSGDLENLLLGALNQARQTGKVALDNYPIDPHLLAQMQLNMPAARTQMKQQGAVPLLLVMPQIRPLLARYARLFAPGLHVLSYNEIPEQRDINIVGSLG from the coding sequence ATGGCCTACCTCACCCGACTGCTCGCCGAACTCCGGCGCCACCGTTTCGCCACCCCGCTGTTCGTGCTGGCGATTCTGGCGATGATCATCCTGCCGCTGCCACCTGCGGTGCTGGACATTCTGTTCACCTTCAACATCGTGCTGGCGCTGATCGTGATCCTGGTCAGCGTCAACAGCCGCAGGCCGTTGGACTTCTCGGTGTTCCCGATCGTGATCCTGGCCACCACGCTGATGCGGCTCACACTCAACGTAGCCTCGACGCGCGTAGTGCTGCTGCACGGCCACGAGGGCACGCATGCGGCGGGCCGGGTGATCGAGGCCTTTGGCAATGTGGTGATAGGCGGCAACTTCGTGGTCGGCCTGGTGGTGTTCGTGATCCTGATGATCATCAACTTCGTCGTGGTGACCAAGGGCGCAGAGCGCATATCGGAAGTGTCGGCGCGCTTCACGCTGGACGCGCTGCCGGGCAAGCAGATGGCCATCGACGCCGACCTCAACGCCGGCCTTATCAACCAGGAGAAGGCACAGGCGCGGCGCCATGAGGTGGCGTCCGAGGCCGACTTCTATGGCGCGATGGATGGCGCCTCGAAGTTCGTGCGCGGCGACGCCATTGCCAGCATCCTGATCCTGATCGTCAACCTCGTGGGCGGCGTGGCCATCGGCGCGCTGATGCACGACCTGTCCTTTGGCGACGCATTCCGCCAGTACGCGCTGCTGACCATAGGCGACGGCTTGGTCGCGCAGATCCCGGCCCTGCTGCTGTCCGCGGCGGCAGCCATCATCGTCACCCGCATCAGTGATTCAGGCCAGTTCGAGCAACAGGTGGGCTCGCAACTGCTGGCCTCGCCCACCGTGCTCTACGGCGCCGCCGGCTTGATGCTGGCACTGGGGCTAATCCCCGGCATGCCCTGGCCGACTTTCCTGTGCTTTGCCGGCGCTCTGGGCTATGTGGCCTGGCGCATGGGCCAGCACCTCAAGCGCCCGGCCGAGGCCGATACGGCTGCCGTCGAAGCCGCCCTCCTGGCCGCCCCGCCGCCCGACCTGGACTGGCGCAGCCTGCCTTTCGTGGAGCAGGTCACGGTCACGGTGGGCTACAAACTGGCCAGCTTGCTCGATACAGCACATGGCGCGCCACTGGCCAAGCGGCTCAAGGGCATAAGACAGAACCTGAGCGAGGCCATGGGCCTGCTGTTGCCACCGATCGGGCTGCGCGATGACCTTGCCCTCAAGCCGTCCCAGTACGCCGTGCTGCTAGGGGGCGCTGCCATTGCCCGGGGCGAGGTGTTCCAGGATCGGCTCATGGCCATTCCCTCGCCCAACGTCTATGGCCAGTTGGACGGCATCCCCGGCACGGAACCCGCCTATGCGCTGCCAGTGACCTGGATCGAGGCCGAGCACAAGGCCCATGCACTGGGCCTGGGCTACCAGGTGGTGGATGGGCCGAGCGTGATCGCCACCCATCTCTTCAAGCTGCTCCAGGATCACCTGTCAGAGCTGATACGGCACGAAGATGTTCCGGCACTCCTTGAGCGACTCGCAGCGCAGGCGCCCAAACTCTCGGCCGCGCTGGAGAAGGCGTTGACCCATAGCCAACTGCTCAAGGTGTTCCGCGTGCTGCTGGCCGAACTGGTACCGCTGCGCGACATCGTCCCCATTGCCACCACCTTGCTGGAGGCCTCGGAAACCACCAAGGACCCGATCCTGCTCGCGGCCGAAGTGCGCTGCACGCTGCGCCGGCAGATCGTCGCCGGCCTGTTCGGGCAGACCCAGGAGCTCAAGGCCTTCAACCTGAGCGGCGATCTGGAGAACCTGCTGCTTGGTGCGCTCAACCAGGCGCGCCAGACCGGCAAGGTGGCCCTGGACAACTACCCCATCGACCCTCACCTGCTGGCGCAGATGCAGCTCAACATGCCCGCCGCGCGCACCCAGATGAAGCAACAGGGCGCCGTGCCGCTGCTGCTGGTGATGCCACAGATCCGCCCCCTGCTGGCCCGCTATGCCCGGCTGTTCGCACCAGGCCTGCACGTGCTCTCCTACAACGAGATACCGGAGCAGCGCGACATCAACATCGTGGGCTCACTCGGCTAG
- a CDS encoding flagellin translates to MLSLHTNAASLSTQNAVGATQKALNTSLTRLGTGYRINSSQDDAAGLQIASRLQAQSRGMAVAQKNTQNGISMLQVADGGLDEVNNILLRMKDLATESATASATADDRTALQAEFSALGKELGNIMKNTAFGGTQLFSNGTTTDGSAGLLSSATLTFQIGASTGETMVVDTGTSLTALATALGAVSADYGGTAGTELNGTNAIIGTINDAIKAVGTLRAEFGASANRLEHVYNNLGNMSSNTDAARGRIMDVDYAAEATNSTAKQLQLQAGTSSLKQANSLSQLVLSLLQ, encoded by the coding sequence ATGCTCAGCCTGCACACCAATGCCGCATCCCTCTCGACCCAGAACGCCGTGGGCGCTACCCAGAAGGCTCTGAACACCTCGCTCACCCGCCTGGGTACTGGCTACCGCATCAACTCGTCGCAGGACGACGCCGCCGGCCTGCAGATCGCGTCTCGCCTGCAGGCACAAAGCCGCGGCATGGCCGTGGCCCAGAAGAACACGCAAAACGGCATCTCGATGCTGCAGGTCGCCGATGGTGGCTTGGACGAAGTCAACAACATCCTGCTGCGCATGAAGGATCTGGCTACGGAGTCGGCAACGGCATCGGCCACGGCAGACGATCGCACCGCCTTGCAGGCTGAGTTCAGCGCGCTGGGCAAGGAACTGGGCAACATCATGAAAAACACCGCCTTTGGCGGTACGCAGTTGTTCAGCAATGGGACCACGACTGACGGTAGTGCTGGTCTGCTCTCCAGCGCCACCCTGACCTTCCAAATCGGTGCGTCCACGGGCGAAACGATGGTCGTGGATACCGGTACATCACTGACGGCCCTGGCTACCGCACTGGGTGCAGTCAGTGCTGACTACGGCGGTACGGCTGGTACTGAGCTTAACGGCACCAACGCCATCATCGGGACAATCAATGATGCGATCAAGGCTGTCGGTACGCTGCGTGCGGAATTTGGCGCTTCGGCCAACCGCCTCGAGCACGTCTACAACAACCTGGGCAACATGAGCTCCAACACCGATGCTGCCCGTGGCCGCATCATGGACGTGGACTACGCCGCTGAAGCGACCAACTCCACCGCCAAGCAGTTGCAGTTGCAAGCAGGCACGTCTTCGCTCAAGCAGGCCAACAGCCTGTCGCAACTGGTGCTGTCGCTGCTGCAGTAA
- the hrcA gene encoding heat-inducible transcriptional repressor HrcA, with product MLDDRAKLLLKALVERYIADGQPVGSRTLSRAAGLELSPATIRNVMADLEELGLIASPHTSAGRIPTARGYRLFVDTMLTAERPEMTAPRLAADQPQKVIANAAHMLSSLSQFVGVVMAPRRTSVFRHIEFLRLSERRVLVIIVSPDGDVQNRVIFTETDYAQSQLIEASNILNAHYAGLAIEQVRERLKHEVEALQGEIAALMQAAVNASSEALTQSQDDVVISGERNLLAVTDFSSDMGQLRRAFEMFEQKTQLMRLLDVSSQAAGVRIYIGGESQIVPVEELSVVSAPYTVDGQIVGTLGVIGPTRMPYDRMIQIVDITSRLVSNALSHK from the coding sequence ATGCTCGATGACCGCGCCAAGTTGCTGCTCAAAGCGCTGGTTGAACGCTATATAGCCGACGGCCAGCCGGTGGGATCGCGCACGCTATCCCGGGCGGCGGGGCTGGAGCTGTCTCCGGCCACCATCCGCAACGTCATGGCGGACCTCGAAGAGCTGGGCCTGATCGCCAGCCCGCACACCTCGGCCGGGCGCATTCCCACTGCTCGCGGCTACCGCTTGTTTGTCGACACCATGCTGACGGCCGAGCGCCCCGAAATGACGGCACCCCGCCTGGCCGCAGACCAGCCGCAGAAGGTGATTGCCAACGCGGCCCACATGCTGTCGAGCCTGTCGCAGTTTGTTGGGGTGGTGATGGCGCCGCGGCGCACCTCGGTGTTCCGGCATATCGAGTTCCTGCGGCTGTCGGAGCGCCGGGTATTGGTCATCATCGTCTCGCCTGACGGCGACGTGCAGAACCGGGTCATCTTCACTGAGACCGACTATGCGCAATCGCAGCTTATCGAGGCCTCCAATATCCTCAATGCGCACTATGCGGGTTTGGCGATCGAGCAGGTGCGCGAGCGCCTCAAACATGAGGTAGAAGCGCTGCAGGGCGAAATCGCCGCGCTGATGCAGGCGGCGGTCAACGCCAGTTCTGAAGCGCTGACGCAGTCGCAGGACGATGTGGTCATCTCTGGCGAGCGCAACCTGCTGGCCGTGACCGACTTCTCCAGCGATATGGGCCAACTGCGCCGGGCGTTTGAGATGTTCGAGCAGAAAACGCAGTTGATGCGCCTGCTGGATGTGTCCAGCCAGGCGGCGGGCGTGCGCATCTACATTGGCGGCGAGAGCCAGATCGTGCCGGTGGAGGAGTTGTCAGTGGTGAGCGCGCCCTACACGGTCGATGGGCAGATCGTTGGGACCCTGGGTGTGATCGGCCCTACCCGCATGCCTTATGACCGCATGATCCAGATCGTGGACATCACGTCCAGGCTGGTCAGCAACGCACTGAGCCACAAGTAA
- a CDS encoding NAD kinase has product MESRFRHVALIGKYHLPLSGAAADTAREALADIARFLEHQGCEVSLEQDTADGSGLPYTALSNAQIGTHCDLALVVGGDGTMLGIARQLACYDIPLVGINQGRLGFITDIRLDNYAATLEPMLAGAYEQDPRSLMQVQVVRDGQCVFDTLAMNDVVVNRGATSGMVELRVEVDGRFVASQRADGLIIASPTGSTAYALSAGGPMLHPSVAGWVLVPIAPHTLSNRPIVLADSSEISIELVAGRDASANFDMQSLASLLHGDRVVVRRSQYGVRFLHPQGWSYFDTLRQKLHWNEGGS; this is encoded by the coding sequence ATGGAATCCCGCTTTCGTCATGTCGCCCTGATCGGCAAATACCATTTGCCGCTTTCTGGCGCTGCGGCTGATACCGCACGGGAGGCGCTGGCGGACATCGCCCGCTTCCTGGAACACCAGGGCTGCGAGGTTTCGCTGGAGCAAGACACCGCTGACGGCAGCGGCCTGCCCTATACGGCGCTGAGCAATGCCCAGATTGGCACCCACTGCGACCTGGCTCTGGTGGTGGGTGGCGACGGCACCATGCTGGGCATTGCGCGGCAACTGGCGTGTTACGACATTCCGCTGGTCGGCATCAACCAGGGCCGGCTCGGCTTCATTACCGACATCCGGCTGGACAACTACGCCGCCACGCTGGAGCCGATGCTGGCCGGCGCCTATGAACAAGACCCGCGCAGCCTGATGCAGGTTCAGGTCGTGCGCGACGGTCAATGTGTGTTTGACACCCTGGCCATGAACGATGTGGTGGTGAACCGCGGCGCCACCTCCGGCATGGTGGAGCTGCGGGTCGAGGTGGATGGCCGCTTCGTTGCCAGTCAGCGCGCGGATGGCCTGATCATCGCCTCGCCCACCGGCTCTACCGCCTATGCGCTGTCAGCGGGCGGCCCGATGCTGCACCCGTCTGTCGCCGGCTGGGTGCTGGTGCCCATCGCGCCGCATACCTTGTCCAATCGCCCGATCGTGCTCGCCGATTCGTCCGAGATTTCGATCGAGCTGGTGGCAGGGCGCGATGCCAGCGCCAATTTCGACATGCAGTCGTTGGCCTCGTTGCTGCATGGCGATCGGGTCGTGGTACGCCGGTCGCAATACGGTGTGCGCTTTTTGCACCCGCAGGGCTGGAGCTACTTCGACACGCTGCGCCAGAAGCTGCACTGGAACGAGGGAGGGTCCTAA
- the recN gene encoding DNA repair protein RecN yields the protein MALKRIALRDFVIVRKLELDFGSGFSALTGETGAGKSILIDALQLALGSRADATVVREKTVRAEISVEFDGVESLASWLEQAGFEVSDTLLLRRTIDAQGKSRAWINGSPATATQLREVGDHLLDIHGQHAWQSLTRPEAVRGLLDAYAGVDTKPLASAWQAWRAARQALEQARSAQDSLQRERERLLWQIGELDKLAPQPDEWDEINARHTRLSHAQALLDGAQGALTALEEDELGATVGLARAQSLLEDQQHLEPEFAAMVEVLASCLAQAEDAAHSLHAYLRKTDPDPEQLAALDERMGLWMSLARRYRRPPEELPLLLAGWRDELARLEAAANLAALEAAEQQALRSYQTHAAALSKARAKTAPRLARAITSAMQGLGMQGGRFEVALQKSETPAQHGLEDAVFLVAGHAGSTPRPVGKVASGGELSRIALAIAVTTSALGTAQTLIFDEVDAGVGGAVAETVGRLMQQLGRDRQVLAVTHLPQVAARADHHLLVAKQRGEDGVTTSSVAAVAGEVRVGEISRMLGGDRPSPTSLAHAREMLAGAAGGAA from the coding sequence GTGGCCCTGAAACGCATTGCGTTGCGCGATTTCGTGATCGTGCGCAAGCTGGAGCTGGATTTTGGCAGTGGCTTCAGTGCCCTGACAGGCGAAACCGGGGCCGGCAAATCCATTCTCATCGACGCCCTGCAACTGGCCCTTGGCAGCCGCGCGGACGCCACCGTGGTACGCGAGAAAACCGTCCGCGCGGAAATCAGCGTGGAGTTTGATGGAGTCGAGTCGCTTGCCTCCTGGCTGGAGCAGGCCGGCTTCGAGGTGTCCGACACCCTCTTGCTGCGGCGCACCATCGATGCCCAGGGCAAGAGCCGCGCCTGGATCAATGGCAGCCCCGCCACCGCCACGCAACTGCGCGAGGTTGGCGACCACCTGCTGGACATCCATGGGCAGCATGCCTGGCAAAGCCTGACCCGGCCCGAGGCCGTGCGCGGCCTGCTGGACGCCTATGCCGGCGTCGACACCAAGCCGCTGGCCTCCGCCTGGCAGGCCTGGCGCGCAGCCCGGCAAGCACTGGAGCAGGCCCGCAGCGCGCAAGACAGCCTGCAGCGCGAGCGCGAGCGCCTGCTCTGGCAGATCGGCGAGTTGGACAAGCTGGCGCCCCAGCCCGACGAGTGGGACGAGATCAACGCGCGCCACACGCGCCTGTCGCATGCGCAAGCCCTGCTCGACGGCGCCCAAGGCGCACTCACCGCGCTGGAGGAAGACGAGCTCGGCGCCACCGTGGGCCTGGCGCGTGCGCAGTCTTTGCTGGAGGATCAGCAGCATCTGGAGCCCGAGTTCGCAGCCATGGTCGAGGTACTGGCCTCTTGCCTGGCCCAGGCCGAGGACGCCGCCCACTCGCTGCACGCCTACCTGCGCAAGACCGACCCAGATCCGGAGCAGCTCGCCGCGCTGGATGAGCGCATGGGGCTCTGGATGTCCCTGGCACGCCGCTATCGCCGCCCCCCCGAAGAGTTGCCGCTGCTGCTCGCCGGCTGGCGCGATGAGCTGGCCCGTCTGGAGGCTGCCGCCAATCTGGCCGCCCTGGAAGCAGCAGAGCAGCAAGCCCTGCGCAGCTACCAGACCCATGCGGCCGCCCTATCCAAGGCACGCGCCAAGACCGCCCCCCGGCTGGCGCGCGCCATCACCTCTGCCATGCAGGGCCTGGGCATGCAGGGGGGCCGCTTCGAGGTGGCTCTACAGAAGAGCGAGACACCGGCGCAGCACGGCCTGGAAGACGCGGTGTTTCTGGTCGCAGGCCATGCGGGTAGCACCCCACGGCCGGTGGGCAAGGTCGCCTCGGGTGGTGAGCTGTCACGCATTGCGCTGGCAATTGCAGTCACCACCAGCGCCCTGGGCACGGCCCAGACCCTGATTTTTGACGAGGTGGATGCAGGCGTGGGTGGTGCAGTGGCCGAAACCGTCGGGCGCCTGATGCAGCAGTTAGGTCGCGACCGGCAGGTACTGGCCGTCACCCACCTGCCGCAAGTGGCCGCACGCGCGGACCACCACCTGCTGGTGGCCAAGCAGCGCGGGGAAGACGGCGTCACCACCAGTTCCGTCGCCGCCGTTGCTGGCGAAGTCCGGGTCGGCGAAATCTCACGCATGCTGGGCGGTGACCGGCCCTCCCCCACCAGTCTGGCCCACGCACGCGAGATGCTGGCCGGCGCCGCAGGAGGTGCCGCGTAA
- the rapZ gene encoding RNase adapter RapZ gives MHVGSPSAAPPKTEVLEIALITGMSGSGKSVALNALEDAGYYCVDNLPPELLLPFVALEQRHGATRVGIAMDVRSAASLPLVPQQLAVLRAQGVRLQLLFLDASTDTLVHRYSETRRSHPLSRAVTADQQRALVQAIELERELLSDLREQAHVIDSSIMRAAQLQAYVKAVISAPSTPLLLVFQSFAFKRGVPVDADFVFDVRMLPNPHYEPALRPLTGRDEPVADFLRAEREVTRMFDDIGQFLSRWLDTLARDHRSYVTVGIGCTGGQHRSVYLAEQLAAEFSKKWVTLTRHRELDAR, from the coding sequence ATGCACGTCGGTAGCCCTTCCGCCGCGCCACCCAAAACCGAGGTGCTGGAGATCGCACTCATCACCGGCATGTCAGGCTCGGGCAAGTCGGTGGCACTGAATGCCCTGGAAGACGCAGGCTACTACTGCGTCGACAACCTGCCCCCTGAATTGCTGCTGCCCTTTGTCGCGCTGGAGCAGCGCCATGGCGCCACGCGCGTAGGCATTGCCATGGACGTGCGCAGCGCAGCATCGCTGCCGCTGGTGCCACAGCAGCTTGCGGTGCTGCGGGCCCAGGGCGTGCGCCTGCAATTGCTGTTCCTCGATGCAAGCACCGACACCCTGGTGCACCGCTACTCGGAGACAAGGCGCAGCCACCCCCTCTCACGCGCGGTGACGGCTGACCAGCAGCGTGCACTGGTGCAGGCAATCGAACTGGAGCGCGAACTGCTGTCGGACCTGCGCGAGCAGGCGCATGTGATCGACTCCAGCATCATGCGTGCGGCCCAGCTCCAGGCCTATGTCAAGGCGGTGATCTCCGCGCCTTCCACGCCGCTGCTGCTGGTGTTCCAGTCCTTCGCGTTCAAGCGAGGTGTGCCCGTGGACGCAGATTTTGTTTTCGATGTGCGCATGCTGCCCAACCCGCACTACGAGCCTGCACTGCGTCCCCTGACGGGCCGCGACGAGCCAGTGGCCGACTTCCTGCGGGCCGAGCGCGAGGTCACCCGCATGTTCGATGACATCGGCCAGTTCCTGTCGCGCTGGCTTGACACCCTGGCCCGCGACCATCGCAGCTATGTCACCGTGGGCATAGGCTGCACTGGTGGCCAACACCGCTCGGTTTACCTGGCAGAGCAACTGGCGGCCGAGTTCTCGAAGAAGTGGGTGACGCTCACCCGTCACCGCGAACTCGACGCGCGCTAG
- the mutY gene encoding A/G-specific adenine glycosylase gives MSPPEQGFAARVVAWQSTHGRNSLPWQNTRDPYRVWLSEIMLQQTQVATVLDYFPRFLARLPDVRALAEAPADVVLGLWSGLGYYSRARNLHRCAQQVVERFGGEFPHSAALLETLPGIGRSTAGAIASFCFGERVAILDANVKRVLTRALGFAGDLARPVHERELWDEATRLLPEGSPQSLHASMPRYTQGLMDLGATVCLSRKPTCLLCPVQQGCVAQAQGRQEDYPVRTRKLRRSSESWWLLLARQPDGRVWLERRPAKGIWAGLHCLPVHGQRQDLEDTLPPMAQDRAQELPVFLHVLTHKDLHLHPVLVPLPLGAQPSGDGRWASPQEWEALGLPAPVRKLLQQFV, from the coding sequence ATGAGTCCACCGGAGCAGGGTTTTGCCGCCCGCGTGGTGGCGTGGCAGTCTACGCACGGCCGCAACAGCCTGCCTTGGCAGAACACGCGCGATCCCTATCGGGTGTGGCTGTCCGAGATCATGTTGCAGCAGACGCAGGTGGCCACGGTGCTGGATTACTTCCCGCGTTTTCTGGCCCGGCTGCCGGATGTCCGGGCGCTGGCAGAGGCACCAGCCGATGTGGTGCTGGGCTTGTGGAGCGGGCTGGGTTACTACAGCCGCGCACGCAACCTGCATCGTTGCGCGCAGCAGGTGGTCGAGCGCTTTGGCGGTGAGTTTCCGCACAGTGCGGCACTGTTGGAAACGCTACCGGGCATAGGCCGTTCGACGGCTGGGGCGATTGCCTCGTTCTGCTTTGGTGAGCGCGTGGCGATCCTGGACGCCAACGTCAAGCGGGTGCTGACGCGGGCGCTTGGGTTTGCCGGCGACCTGGCGCGCCCGGTACATGAGCGAGAGCTGTGGGACGAGGCTACCCGCCTCCTGCCCGAAGGCTCTCCCCAGTCGCTGCACGCCAGCATGCCGCGCTATACCCAGGGCCTGATGGATCTGGGCGCCACGGTCTGTCTATCGCGCAAGCCTACCTGCCTCTTGTGCCCGGTACAGCAGGGCTGCGTGGCCCAGGCGCAGGGGCGGCAGGAAGACTACCCGGTGCGCACGCGCAAGCTGCGGCGCAGCAGTGAGTCCTGGTGGCTGTTGCTGGCGCGCCAGCCGGACGGCCGGGTCTGGCTGGAACGGCGTCCCGCCAAGGGCATCTGGGCTGGCCTGCATTGCCTGCCGGTGCATGGCCAGCGGCAGGACCTGGAAGACACGCTGCCGCCAATGGCGCAAGACCGGGCGCAGGAGCTGCCAGTGTTCCTGCATGTACTCACGCACAAGGATTTGCATCTGCACCCAGTGCTGGTCCCGCTGCCGCTGGGCGCGCAGCCATCGGGTGATGGGCGCTGGGCTTCGCCGCAGGAGTGGGAGGCGCTGGGTCTGCCGGCGCCGGTGCGCAAGCTGCTGCAGCAGTTCGTCTAG
- a CDS encoding dynamin family protein yields MTSDFTVQLDQHGAWRAATAQRLRDLAAWLTRHELADGPIASRLEQTADGLSHDRLMVAFVAEFSRGKSELINALFFAGHGRRIVPASAGRTTMCPTELAFDPDLVPCVRLLPIETRLEPRPLADWRAVPEAWTELPLDLADADQMARTLETVAQVRRVSQATARGLGFWSDELADENPVPGADGLVEVPMWRHALVNIDHPLLRRGLVVLDTPGLNAIGAEPELTVNLLAEAHATVFLLAADAGVTRSDLALWRDHLAPAEGLPDAGHSHLVVLNKVDVLWDELSTPQHIQAQTERQRASSAALLGLPPGRVIPVSAQKGLVARIKGDDALLQASGLPVLEEVLAHGIIERRHSILHAAVSAGIARMRTEAARLLTMRRREIDDQALELRSLRGKNANVIAGMRLRVEQEQREFDASEKRIQALRAIHQRMRRGAVAALRGSGGPPQEFAVLLQALGRPGLKLGARRAYDEAFAGVAARIAQAQGAAQEIHAMLDASFRQLNTEHGFSLQVTPAPTLGLQIREAEGVGQSHAHYMGLGNTLRLSQPQFAGRLVRALASRVQVVLDDAASELENWSRAAAAPVDTQLRERRQGFVRRIEAIDRIQQAASGLGERMAELEAQTIDLAHLETQVQAWVQAFATPPVHLAQPAELAAA; encoded by the coding sequence TTGACCTCCGATTTCACAGTACAGCTAGACCAGCATGGCGCCTGGCGTGCGGCCACGGCACAGCGCCTGCGCGACCTGGCCGCCTGGCTGACTCGCCATGAGCTGGCGGATGGGCCGATCGCATCGCGGCTGGAGCAGACGGCCGACGGCCTGAGCCACGATCGGCTCATGGTGGCTTTCGTGGCGGAGTTCTCACGCGGCAAGTCCGAGCTGATCAATGCGCTCTTTTTTGCCGGGCATGGCCGTCGCATCGTGCCAGCCAGCGCCGGGCGCACCACGATGTGCCCGACCGAACTGGCCTTCGATCCCGACCTGGTGCCCTGCGTACGCCTGTTGCCCATAGAGACGCGGCTTGAGCCTCGGCCGCTGGCCGATTGGCGCGCGGTGCCCGAGGCCTGGACGGAGCTGCCGCTCGACTTGGCCGATGCCGACCAGATGGCGCGCACGCTGGAGACCGTGGCCCAGGTGCGCCGCGTATCGCAGGCCACGGCGCGCGGGCTGGGTTTCTGGAGCGATGAGTTGGCCGACGAAAACCCGGTGCCAGGGGCCGACGGATTGGTCGAGGTGCCGATGTGGCGCCATGCCCTGGTCAACATCGATCACCCGCTGCTGCGGCGTGGCTTGGTGGTGCTCGATACGCCTGGGCTCAACGCCATTGGCGCCGAGCCCGAGTTGACCGTCAACCTGCTGGCCGAGGCGCACGCCACCGTTTTCCTGCTGGCGGCTGACGCTGGCGTCACCCGCTCCGATCTTGCCCTGTGGCGCGACCATCTGGCGCCGGCCGAAGGACTGCCGGACGCCGGCCATTCACACCTGGTGGTGCTCAACAAGGTCGATGTGCTGTGGGACGAGCTCAGTACGCCGCAGCATATCCAGGCCCAGACCGAGCGGCAGCGCGCCAGCTCCGCAGCGCTGCTGGGCCTGCCGCCAGGGCGGGTGATCCCGGTCTCGGCGCAGAAAGGCCTGGTCGCGCGCATCAAGGGTGACGATGCCCTGCTGCAGGCCAGCGGGCTGCCGGTGCTGGAAGAAGTGCTGGCGCACGGCATCATTGAGCGTCGGCATTCCATCTTGCACGCTGCTGTGTCGGCGGGCATTGCCCGCATGCGCACGGAGGCGGCGCGCCTGTTGACCATGCGCCGGCGCGAGATCGACGACCAGGCGCTGGAGTTGCGCAGCCTGCGTGGCAAGAATGCCAACGTGATCGCCGGCATGCGCCTGCGCGTCGAGCAGGAGCAGCGCGAGTTCGACGCGAGCGAGAAGCGCATCCAGGCCCTGCGTGCCATCCATCAGCGGATGCGGCGCGGGGCCGTGGCCGCACTGCGCGGCAGCGGCGGCCCACCGCAGGAGTTCGCCGTGCTGCTGCAGGCCTTGGGGCGCCCGGGGCTCAAACTTGGAGCCCGCCGCGCCTATGACGAGGCGTTTGCCGGCGTGGCGGCCCGCATCGCGCAGGCGCAGGGGGCGGCACAGGAAATTCACGCCATGCTCGATGCGAGCTTTCGCCAGCTCAATACCGAGCATGGCTTCTCGCTGCAGGTGACGCCAGCCCCCACGCTGGGCTTGCAGATCAGGGAGGCCGAAGGCGTCGGGCAGTCGCACGCGCACTACATGGGCCTGGGCAACACGCTGCGCCTGTCCCAGCCGCAGTTCGCTGGCCGGCTGGTGCGGGCGTTGGCCAGCCGGGTGCAAGTGGTGCTCGACGACGCGGCCAGCGAGCTGGAAAACTGGAGCCGCGCCGCAGCCGCGCCGGTCGACACCCAGCTGCGTGAGCGCCGCCAGGGTTTTGTGCGGCGCATCGAGGCCATCGACCGCATTCAGCAGGCCGCATCCGGCCTGGGCGAGCGCATGGCCGAGCTGGAGGCGCAGACCATCGACCTGGCGCATCTGGAAACCCAGGTGCAAGCATGGGTGCAGGCCTTTGCGACACCACCGGTGCATCTGGCCCAGCCGGCGGAGCTCGCCGCCGCATGA